Within Paenibacillus sp. RUD330, the genomic segment GTGCGCTTTCCCCGCGATCAAGATTCTGGCGCTGGCCGCCATCTACAATGTCAGCGGCGCCGTCCTGCAGCCGCTCGGCTCCAGCCCGATCACGACCTGCCTGCTGACCATCGGGAAGACAATGCTGTTCGTGTTCGGAGCTCTTGCGGCGGTAAGCCTGATGTTCTTCCTGGCGGTCACCATCATACTGACGGCGGGCAATGCGATGATCATGATGCGTTGAGGCCGGCAGCGTGGATGAAAGGAGTCGAAGCCGATGCTGGGCTGGTTCAGCTCCTGGCTCAAGGATGTCATTTCCGTCATTCTGCTCGCCGCCATCGTGGACCTGCTGCTTCCGAACAAGTCCATGCAGCGTTACGCGAGGCTTGTAACCGGCCTGATCGTCCTGCTCGTCATTCTGACTCCTCTATTGAAGCTGGCGCAGGGAGACATCCAGGGGCAGCTCAGCGAGAGCATCAAGGATTGGGACCGCGAAGTGCAGGACTCCAACGTCAAGATGCCTTCTCTGGACGATATCCTGCGGAAGGCCGAAGAGACATCGGGCCGCTCCAGACAGCAGGCGGCGGAGCTGGCGCGGACGAAGCTCGAATCCGAGGTGAAGGCGGCTGTCGAGCAGCAGACCGGGCTCGGCGTCGCTTCGGTGGCTGCCACGGTGTCTTGGGATGGGAGCGGCAACGGAACGGTGTCCGGCGTCGTCGTCACGCTGGCGGCAGCGGGCGGGAATCCATCGTCGTCTCCAGCGGACAACGGCAAGGCTGCGGGAGCGGGCGAAGTCGCTCCGGTGGACATCAGGGTGGATCCCCTCCGCGTTCAAGCCGGGGATGCCTCCTCCGGCGGCGTCTCCTCGGAAGCGGCTATGGCTCCCTTGGAGCAGCAGCCGGGCGCTGAAGATGGCGGCACGATGCTTTCCGGGGAAGGAACAGAGGCTGGAAGCGGCAGTCCAACCGAAGCCCCGGCTCAGGCCGCTGCCGAGATCAGGAGACTGGTCGCGGCCGGCTGGGGATTGCAAGACCGGCAGATTCAAGTATGGGCGGAGACGGAATGAAGAGATGGATTGAGCATGGCGGAGAGGAGGGGCGATGGTGGGCAAATGGCTGGAAAAGCTGGAGCAGCTGGCCGGAGGCGGTCCCGCAGGGCCGGGCCGCGTCAAGGCGCTGAGATGGCTTCTGCTTCTGGGATGCATCGGAGCGGCGCTCATGATTGCCGGCAGTCTGCTGGATTTCCGCCAGGTCGGCACGACCGGCACCCATCAGGGAGCCGATCCGCCAGCTCCCGGCTCCGGCGGCGACCAGAGCGCCTTCATCGGCAAGACGTCCCCTGACGGAACGGACTTCTCCAGCATCGAGCAGCCTCTGGAGAACCGGCTGAAGGAGATATTGGAGCAGATTGTCGGCGTCGGAACCGTGAAAGTGCTCGTCACCGTCGATTCGACGGAAGAGATGGTGTGGGGCGTGGATCCGAACAACTCCCAGTCGGTGACGGATGAGAGCGACAAGAACGGCGGCAAGCGCCACATGACCCAGGTGACGAGCAGCGGCAAGATCGTCATGTATGAAGTGTCCGGAGAGCAGAAGCCGGTCGTGACCAAAATCATCAAGCCGAAAATCCGCGGAGTGCTGGTCGTCGCCAACGGGGCGGAAAATGCAGCCGTGAGGCGGATCATGACCGAGGCGGTGGAGAAGGGGATGGATGTTCCCCTCTCGGCTATATCGATCGTCCCGCGCAAGACGGGCTGATCCCGCCAGGACGGCCTGTGCCGGCGGCGCGAGCGCAGGAATCCGCGCAAGGACTGACGCTTGAGTGAATCCGGAACCAATCCGAGACCAGGCCAGATCAAAGGCCAGATCAAAGGCCAGATCAAAGGCCAAGTCCGGATCCGAACCAAAACCGGATCCGAAACCCAAACAAGATCCAAATCCAAAACAAGATCCAAATCCAAAACAAGATCCAAATCCAAATCCAAATCCAAATCCAAATCCAAATCCAAATCCAAATCCAGCCCCAATGGTACACCATTTTAAGGAGGTCAAAGACAATGAATTCGAAACGTCAAACGGTATGGCTCGTATCCATGCTCAGCCTGATGGTCATTCTCTCCGCTTACTATCTGTTCACGGACAATTCGGGACAGAGCGCCCTCAAGGACACGGCGCAAACGCAAGGAGCGGCTTCCGGCGCGACGGAAGTATCCGGCGCCGCAGGCGTTGAGGTGCAGGATGTGGTCGTCACGCCAGGAGATGAAGCTCCGGCTGCCGATTCCGCAGGCAAAACGGATGCAGGCGCGGCTGCGGACGGCGTCAAGGATTCCGGCAGCAAGGAAGGCACGGATGCGGCAGGACAAAAAACGGATGGACAGACGAAAGCATCCGAGGCGAAGGACGGAGCGAAGGAAACTTCTGCGGATGCGGGCATCAGCCCCGAGGACCAAGCGGTTCTCCAGCAATTCGAAGCGGGATCGGCCGCCGGCCAGTTCACCCAGCTGAGCGAAAAAAGCCAGGATAAAGTGAGCAAGCTGTATGACGGCATCATGAAAAAAGTAAACGATCCGAACCAGACGGCGGACGGCTCCGCCAAGGCGCTGGCCGAGCTCGACCAGTTCGAGAGCCGCCAGGACAAGATCGAGAGCCTGCGCAAGGATCTCGGAGCGAGCTTCAAAAACGTCGTCATCGACGAGAACGACGGAGCGGTGACGGTCGTTGTCCAAAGCGAGAAGCTGCAAAGAAGCGAGGCGGCCTCCATCATAGCGAAAGTGAGCACTTCGCTCAATGTCAGCGCGGGCAGCGTGCTCGTGAAGTACCTCCCATGACGGATCGCAAGAAGGCTTCCCGGATCGTTCCGGGAAGCCTTCTTTTTCTTTGCGGAGGGGAAGCTTCGCTGCCCGGCGATTGACCTCTCGTGTTAGAATAGGGCTTGTGCTATAATACAGTACGTCATGGCCGCATGGAGGGCTCAGCCCGCTGTTCCGTCCGGCAAGCAATTAGAGCCAGGGGTTATTCCGATCCCCGTACCCGCCCTAAGGAGTGAATTACATGTTCAAGCTTAGCGAAATCAAAGAACTGA encodes:
- the spoIIIAF gene encoding stage III sporulation protein AF is translated as MLGWFSSWLKDVISVILLAAIVDLLLPNKSMQRYARLVTGLIVLLVILTPLLKLAQGDIQGQLSESIKDWDREVQDSNVKMPSLDDILRKAEETSGRSRQQAAELARTKLESEVKAAVEQQTGLGVASVAATVSWDGSGNGTVSGVVVTLAAAGGNPSSSPADNGKAAGAGEVAPVDIRVDPLRVQAGDASSGGVSSEAAMAPLEQQPGAEDGGTMLSGEGTEAGSGSPTEAPAQAAAEIRRLVAAGWGLQDRQIQVWAETE
- the spoIIIAG gene encoding stage III sporulation protein AG produces the protein MVGKWLEKLEQLAGGGPAGPGRVKALRWLLLLGCIGAALMIAGSLLDFRQVGTTGTHQGADPPAPGSGGDQSAFIGKTSPDGTDFSSIEQPLENRLKEILEQIVGVGTVKVLVTVDSTEEMVWGVDPNNSQSVTDESDKNGGKRHMTQVTSSGKIVMYEVSGEQKPVVTKIIKPKIRGVLVVANGAENAAVRRIMTEAVEKGMDVPLSAISIVPRKTG
- a CDS encoding SpoIIIAH-like family protein, with the translated sequence MNSKRQTVWLVSMLSLMVILSAYYLFTDNSGQSALKDTAQTQGAASGATEVSGAAGVEVQDVVVTPGDEAPAADSAGKTDAGAAADGVKDSGSKEGTDAAGQKTDGQTKASEAKDGAKETSADAGISPEDQAVLQQFEAGSAAGQFTQLSEKSQDKVSKLYDGIMKKVNDPNQTADGSAKALAELDQFESRQDKIESLRKDLGASFKNVVIDENDGAVTVVVQSEKLQRSEAASIIAKVSTSLNVSAGSVLVKYLP